The following nucleotide sequence is from Hylaeus volcanicus isolate JK05 chromosome 3, UHH_iyHylVolc1.0_haploid, whole genome shotgun sequence.
TTGTCTACATGCTAACACGAGGATACCATGTCTGGAAGTAAGTACGAGCATTCGTTAATTTGCGCCTCGTGCAAACTGTTGGACGACCGCGccattttattctacataaaacTTCCAATTGGGGTTCACGTTACACTCGTgattaacaaaataatgtaGTTGAATTCTCTAAAAAAGCGCGGTCGTCTAGGGGTTAGCGTAAGTATGAGCAGCGCGATTGGTTGCCCCAACCCGTTACTATTCACACGTAAATTTGGCAAACGCAAGGGTGGTCCAGACGTTGAAGAGATTCTTTCCCACTCGACAGGGCAAGACAATAGCAAAGGTAGCGgagtttttttcattttatataaaacctTCCTAATATGCTGGATCTCCTTCGGATTGGGATACATCGTTATGATCATGACTTTTATCGCTCGTGGTATGCGCAGTAAAAAGATCACGAGAATCGAACGTAAACTGGCGTTAAATTTAAAGCACACGCAAAGTAAGATCTGGAACGAATTCAATAAAGAGATAGACTATGTGCGCCGCGTCTTCAATGAACTCCAACTCTCCAAGGTCAAGGTAAAGGAATCCATACTTTAGCTGTCTTCGATTCTTATCTATCTACGCTTTAATTCTACAAAGCCATTCTTCCGGTGCGGCTTCCAAAATCTGCAGTGGACTATCGATCGATCCGCGATTGTTAATATTCTTACGATCGATTTCCAATTCGTTTCAGAGAGTGTACGTCGACGAATGCATTTACGAAATTCCACCTGCGAAGTTTCCTCGAAGCAATAGCTTCCCCGATCTTCGAGAGTTATTGCACGGCGCGAGGGGAAACGACAGTATGCGTCATTACAGACCTCGACGTCGTGCCAACAGCGAAGTGGTACCCACCGAGGTAAGAGATCTGGTCCCACGAGACGGCATGCGTCAGACGAAACGATCCATAGATCCAGGTAACGCATCGTtccgtttttattttgtaggaGGAGAAAATAACACGCGTCGTTTCCGAGACGGACCTCCAGAGGATTGATAAAACGGCAACCTTCGCCACTCACGCGATGGTTCAACCAGCAGAGCTCCTAGCGAGACTGGTCAATATCCTTGGTTATATTCCGCCAGCCACGGACGATATTGGGGTCGACGGCTCGAATCAGACCACTTTCGTCGAGCCAGAGATTATGCACCGAAGCAGAATCGACGATAACCTCAAGGATTCAACGGGAAAGGAACCGATCTACCCCCATACTTCAAACGGGACTGGCAGCTGGGCGATCGGCAACGAGCGAATTCTCCGATCTCCGCAGCCTCGTTCAAGAGCAGCCAGCGAAATCAGACTGCACGAGACTAAGAACGAGGATCGACACGTCGACTGGACATGGTCCGGTCCAATGGCTACCAGGAAGATTCGAGAGATGATGAGatcgcgaacgaacgaaccgCCGAGCAAGGATAATCGCGGCGGTAAGGATAAGTTCTCCAGGTTTCGTACCTTCTCGTTGGCCAAATCCGTCCCGAAAGCTTTGATCTCGTCAGGCCCGTGGAAAAGTCGTTTCTCCTCTAGCATGGAGAAGAAAAGTACGGAAGTGGAGGGCAACGCTAAGGACCCAGAAGAGTCGTTTGTATCGGGAGCGTCGTCGTTCGACGATAGACGACAAGACTCGATCACTGCATCGACCTCGAGAAGGAATTACTATACGCACACAGGTGCTGGCAACAACAATACTTCGGAAACGGAAGGCAGCAGTCTGCTCGAGGAAACCAGCCTGGCCGATTTCCTGCGGGCTCTTACTCTTCTACACGCGAGTGTAGCTACTACCGGCAGCTGGACTGCCGGGACCACCGACGATGATCTTGCTAATTTATCTCGACCACGAAGAAAAATGGGAACAGCCTCCCTGTCACCCCCGAAACTACCCAGCCTCTTCACTTTGTTTTCGTCTCCACCGCCTGGAACCACCACGCAGAGCAATCAAAATACCATCACGCAAGAGTCGAGCCTTCCCGCAGCTCATAACTTGAGAAGGAGCAGCTTGGTTTTCGCCAATCCTACGACTGTAAAACCCAGGCGATTTTCACTGAGGCCTGTGCCAACACCCATCAGTCCCCCAACACCACCAAGAAGTGGTTCGCCTTTCTTATCGGTAAGTTTAACTTTCGATAACTGTCAAATCGAGGCCAGTATAGTTGAATAACTAGAACGGTAactgaaattatataattcgGTTAATGACTTCTTTTATCAGGACTCGCGGCGTATGCCGTATGTAAATAACTCTACGTTTGCGTTCGATTCGTACAAGGAACCACTTATACGAACGGAAGGAGCGCCAGGTTTGTCATCGCCGATGGTAGGACCTCCACCGCCGTCAACACCCGTTAACAGTCGCCGTTTCTCGTTGCGACCCACTCAAAATCAAGGTGGAATTTCAACACCAGGAAGTACAACGACCACCCCCGTTCCTCCCCTGAAAGGTCTACCTCGTTGGAAGGCTGGTATGCTGCAACGACAAATCGGTCAAAAGAATCTTCGACGTCGAGTCAGGGCTTTCAGTCTGAGCGATGTTCACGTGGACGATGGCAAAGAAAAGACCGCCGACTCGTCATCCAATATCTATACGAAGAAAAACGGCCGCGACATACCTCGTAGAAACGATGGACCGCGCGAGACCGGTGGCGAATCCACGAGTTCAGATCTACGAGAAACAGTTCCCACTAAAATTCGGTTCGAGGACAAGGGCACGCCGCTGTCAAAGGATACGATCCAACGTACAACACCAGATGGAAGCGAAGGAAAGGAACAGTCGCGAGCGACTGTCCCTAGAAACGAATACACTTCGTTCGTCACCGCTGACATAGAGTCGCGGCAACCGTTAGTGGAAGTAAAAGTAGAAAATCCAGCAGTGAGTTCTGTTCAAGGAACAGATTTCCTCAATCTCATGGAACTGAAAGTCGAAAAACCGAATTCTAGTTCGAGCGAATCGTGACACAACGCCACCGTTGGAATGCCTGTAAATGCAATACCATTAACGaaggaattgtatttttttttttgcgatacGATTCCTGAAATcactcaaattttatttgatcattcaatacaataaattaaatataatttatattataatggAACAAAATCTCTCTCCCCCTCCTCCCTCCTTCATTTTCATGTGCCGGGGGAGAGTATCGAACGTACGGATCGGTAAAAACAACCATAATAAGTGCATCGGAGTATCGAACAATCACGGTTTGGTATCAGATTAAATGCATGGAATAATGttctaaatttttaagtaattcaTCATTGTTGTAGcctttttcttatttcctcGACGAGAGATGCTCGGGGAATCGGGACCTGCACTCGAGTCACGACGTCTCTCAACGTGACTTCGCCTCTCATCAGTTCCCCTTCACCGATTATTATGGCTAACGGTATACCATTCTCTTCGCAATACTGTAACTGGCCAAGTAATTTTATGTTCTTTTTGTACGAGTGTTCAGCTTTGAGTCCAGCGTTCCAAAGTTCCGATAAAATTCGCATTCTTTCCTCGTGTAAATTCTTTTGCGCACTCGCCACGAACACTTCCACCTCGGTCGTGCGTGTTTTTAAACCCTCGCGACTCAGTCTTGCCTCGAGGACACTGAAAATGCGTTCAACACCTAACGACAAACCGACGCACGGAACTGATTTATTTTTGCTGTCGAACATCCCTACTAAATTATCGTAACGTCCACCGCCCGCAACGCTACCAACTTCTACGTCGTCGCCTGGAAATTAAgagaatgaaacaattttaatcgattcgtaGGTGCTTGATAAAGTTCCACGTCGAACACTTACCGATTAATACTGCTTCGAAGATTACACCCGTGTAATAATCGAGTCCTCTGGCGAGACTAAGGTCGAACGTAACCTTATccgttatattaaaaatattacaatacttA
It contains:
- the LOC128874181 gene encoding open rectifier potassium channel protein 1 isoform X1 encodes the protein MSKKQWMVLLMLFLTYLLLGASIFYHIESRLEIERVEKAKQERIEINALLHTHYMPSSIHDHDEILDKLTKYCGKSVYNYSEGETDPLKWDFYNSFYFAYTVASTIGYGNLAPTNMLGRILMIFYGLVGIPINGILLAQLGEFFGSVFVKAHQKYKAYKHGRNDYHPRKLTTFETGKLGLAAQIFVYLMPGFIMFIFFPAFLFSHYEGWSYDEAVYYAFVTLTTIGFGDYVAGQDNSKGSGVFFILYKTFLICWISFGLGYIVMIMTFIARGMRSKKITRIERKLALNLKHTQSKIWNEFNKEIDYVRRVFNELQLSKVKRVYVDECIYEIPPAKFPRSNSFPDLRELLHGARGNDSMRHYRPRRRANSEVVPTEEEKITRVVSETDLQRIDKTATFATHAMVQPAELLARLVNILGYIPPATDDIGVDGSNQTTFVEPEIMHRSRIDDNLKDSTGKEPIYPHTSNGTGSWAIGNERILRSPQPRSRAASEIRLHETKNEDRHVDWTWSGPMATRKIREMMRSRTNEPPSKDNRGGKDKFSRFRTFSLAKSVPKALISSGPWKSRFSSSMEKKSTEVEGNAKDPEESFVSGASSFDDRRQDSITASTSRRNYYTHTGAGNNNTSETEGSSLLEETSLADFLRALTLLHASVATTGSWTAGTTDDDLANLSRPRRKMGTASLSPPKLPSLFTLFSSPPPGTTTQSNQNTITQESSLPAAHNLRRSSLVFANPTTVKPRRFSLRPVPTPISPPTPPRSGSPFLSDSRRMPYVNNSTFAFDSYKEPLIRTEGAPGLSSPMVGPPPPSTPVNSRRFSLRPTQNQGGISTPGSTTTTPVPPLKGLPRWKAGMLQRQIGQKNLRRRVRAFSLSDVHVDDGKEKTADSSSNIYTKKNGRDIPRRNDGPRETGGESTSSDLRETVPTKIRFEDKGTPLSKDTIQRTTPDGSEGKEQSRATVPRNEYTSFVTADIESRQPLVEVKVENPAVSSVQGTDFLNLMELKVEKPNSSSSES
- the LOC128874181 gene encoding open rectifier potassium channel protein 1 isoform X3, with amino-acid sequence MPGFIMFIFFPAFLFSHYEGWSYDEAVYYAFVTLTTIGFGDYVAGQDNSKGSGVFFILYKTFLICWISFGLGYIVMIMTFIARGMRSKKITRIERKLALNLKHTQSKIWNEFNKEIDYVRRVFNELQLSKVKRVYVDECIYEIPPAKFPRSNSFPDLRELLHGARGNDSMRHYRPRRRANSEVVPTEEEKITRVVSETDLQRIDKTATFATHAMVQPAELLARLVNILGYIPPATDDIGVDGSNQTTFVEPEIMHRSRIDDNLKDSTGKEPIYPHTSNGTGSWAIGNERILRSPQPRSRAASEIRLHETKNEDRHVDWTWSGPMATRKIREMMRSRTNEPPSKDNRGGKDKFSRFRTFSLAKSVPKALISSGPWKSRFSSSMEKKSTEVEGNAKDPEESFVSGASSFDDRRQDSITASTSRRNYYTHTGAGNNNTSETEGSSLLEETSLADFLRALTLLHASVATTGSWTAGTTDDDLANLSRPRRKMGTASLSPPKLPSLFTLFSSPPPGTTTQSNQNTITQESSLPAAHNLRRSSLVFANPTTVKPRRFSLRPVPTPISPPTPPRSGSPFLSDSRRMPYVNNSTFAFDSYKEPLIRTEGAPGLSSPMVGPPPPSTPVNSRRFSLRPTQNQGGISTPGSTTTTPVPPLKGLPRWKAGMLQRQIGQKNLRRRVRAFSLSDVHVDDGKEKTADSSSNIYTKKNGRDIPRRNDGPRETGGESTSSDLRETVPTKIRFEDKGTPLSKDTIQRTTPDGSEGKEQSRATVPRNEYTSFVTADIESRQPLVEVKVENPAVSSVQGTDFLNLMELKVEKPNSSSSES
- the LOC128874181 gene encoding open rectifier potassium channel protein 1 isoform X2, producing the protein MSKKQWMVLLMLFLTYLLLGASIFYHIESRLEIERVEKAKQERIEINALLHTHYMPSSIHDHDEILDKLTKYCGKSVYNYSEGETDPLKWDFYNSFYFAYTVASTIGIPINGILLAQLGEFFGSVFVKAHQKYKAYKHGRNDYHPRKLTTFETGKLGLAAQIFVYLMPGFIMFIFFPAFLFSHYEGWSYDEAVYYAFVTLTTIGFGDYVAGQDNSKGSGVFFILYKTFLICWISFGLGYIVMIMTFIARGMRSKKITRIERKLALNLKHTQSKIWNEFNKEIDYVRRVFNELQLSKVKRVYVDECIYEIPPAKFPRSNSFPDLRELLHGARGNDSMRHYRPRRRANSEVVPTEEEKITRVVSETDLQRIDKTATFATHAMVQPAELLARLVNILGYIPPATDDIGVDGSNQTTFVEPEIMHRSRIDDNLKDSTGKEPIYPHTSNGTGSWAIGNERILRSPQPRSRAASEIRLHETKNEDRHVDWTWSGPMATRKIREMMRSRTNEPPSKDNRGGKDKFSRFRTFSLAKSVPKALISSGPWKSRFSSSMEKKSTEVEGNAKDPEESFVSGASSFDDRRQDSITASTSRRNYYTHTGAGNNNTSETEGSSLLEETSLADFLRALTLLHASVATTGSWTAGTTDDDLANLSRPRRKMGTASLSPPKLPSLFTLFSSPPPGTTTQSNQNTITQESSLPAAHNLRRSSLVFANPTTVKPRRFSLRPVPTPISPPTPPRSGSPFLSDSRRMPYVNNSTFAFDSYKEPLIRTEGAPGLSSPMVGPPPPSTPVNSRRFSLRPTQNQGGISTPGSTTTTPVPPLKGLPRWKAGMLQRQIGQKNLRRRVRAFSLSDVHVDDGKEKTADSSSNIYTKKNGRDIPRRNDGPRETGGESTSSDLRETVPTKIRFEDKGTPLSKDTIQRTTPDGSEGKEQSRATVPRNEYTSFVTADIESRQPLVEVKVENPAVSSVQGTDFLNLMELKVEKPNSSSSES